The following coding sequences are from one Beggiatoa alba B18LD window:
- a CDS encoding serine/threonine-protein kinase, with translation MTSSFSITLPEITTAMLDALCSHCMQENGSVETCPHCGYNALTHKDHPLYLKPKTLLKNQYIVGKPLGQGGFGVTYIGLDCWLQKRVAIKEYLPSSLASRDSADTTVVPFKNQADAFQQGLNLFIDEARNLAKFDHPHIVRVSNFFEENRTGYMVMDFLDGDNLAVFLDKNGGKVSVEQALDIILPILDALSAVHAKHIYHRDISLHNVLLLKTGVPILIDFGAARHIMGEHSRSLDLVLKHGYSPLEQYSGRGKIGAWTDIYASGALLYHLLSGMLPPAATDRFCEESLQPLTQIAGLQIPDYLNLAIEKALAVRLEDRFQSVDEFEAALLGKPFIPLTPPQDTLESSEELGKTQEDTPTSKRQRLIWSSVLLLLILLIASISYYRPFTAPIDKLLNTAQAQWQAQKLTTPTGDNVYETYQQILRLDPSNQPAQQGLSKLADYYQQQAIILKNKGNLTDSLQLVQQTLALLPQYPALLALAQDLNQQLANQQKQKHLAELLIKANHERELGQLAQAYQTYQQILQQEANNLPAQAGLAQTADAYITLIKQQTNSIDSTRLLQEALQYYPNHLELLALQKKIINNQRLQTLLTQAEQQINALQLTEPLDDNAYNTYQQVLNLDPDNPNAKAGLLRIAEQYERMARAERQAEKRSHFIEKGLKVLPNHTGLLALAQLYTLPAKPTPPQPTPPVVETPPPVDTKPEPPIKALLLTAEQQRKTGQWETAINTYRNVLALDNKNTQAQAGLVQIASHYLQLAREQMAKNELQQGLISIEKGLTAQADHADLLALQSEIRQKLTKQQADKANTPPTSEDNKPTDKPNRPLIFTPSF, from the coding sequence ATGACAAGCTCATTCTCAATAACGCTCCCTGAAATTACAACAGCCATGTTAGATGCGTTATGTAGCCATTGCATGCAAGAAAATGGTAGCGTAGAGACTTGTCCGCATTGTGGATACAATGCTTTAACACATAAAGATCATCCATTATACCTGAAACCAAAGACACTGTTAAAAAATCAGTACATAGTCGGCAAGCCCTTAGGACAAGGCGGTTTTGGCGTTACCTATATCGGGTTAGATTGCTGGTTACAAAAGCGAGTCGCTATTAAAGAATATTTACCTTCATCCCTTGCCAGTCGTGACTCCGCCGACACCACGGTTGTTCCTTTCAAAAATCAAGCCGATGCCTTTCAACAAGGCTTAAACCTCTTTATTGATGAAGCCCGCAATTTAGCCAAATTTGACCATCCGCATATCGTCCGCGTTAGTAACTTCTTTGAAGAAAATCGAACAGGCTACATGGTGATGGACTTCCTCGACGGCGACAATTTAGCAGTTTTTTTAGACAAAAATGGCGGAAAAGTATCAGTTGAACAAGCTCTAGATATCATCCTCCCCATTCTTGATGCCCTCAGTGCGGTTCATGCAAAACATATTTACCACCGCGACATCTCTTTGCACAACGTCCTACTGCTAAAAACAGGCGTGCCGATTCTCATAGACTTCGGCGCGGCAAGGCACATCATGGGCGAACACAGCCGTAGCCTAGACCTTGTTCTCAAACACGGCTACTCCCCCCTAGAACAATATTCAGGACGGGGAAAAATTGGTGCTTGGACAGATATTTATGCCAGTGGCGCGCTACTCTATCACCTACTCAGTGGCATGTTACCGCCTGCTGCAACCGACCGATTTTGCGAAGAATCCCTGCAACCCCTGACCCAAATTGCAGGACTACAAATCCCCGACTACCTCAACTTAGCCATAGAAAAAGCCCTTGCTGTCCGTTTAGAAGACCGCTTTCAATCCGTTGACGAATTTGAAGCCGCACTGCTAGGCAAACCCTTTATCCCCTTAACGCCCCCCCAAGATACCTTAGAAAGTAGCGAAGAACTGGGAAAAACCCAAGAAGACACCCCCACCAGCAAACGACAACGCCTTATCTGGTCTAGCGTGCTACTCCTTCTCATCCTCCTCATTGCCAGTATCAGCTACTATCGCCCCTTTACCGCGCCTATCGATAAATTACTCAACACAGCTCAAGCACAATGGCAAGCACAAAAACTGACAACGCCAACAGGCGATAATGTTTATGAAACCTATCAACAAATTCTTCGCCTAGACCCTAGCAACCAACCTGCACAACAAGGACTGAGCAAACTTGCTGACTACTACCAACAACAAGCTATCATCCTAAAAAACAAAGGAAATTTAACCGACAGTTTACAACTGGTACAACAAACGCTCGCCCTATTGCCACAATACCCCGCACTGCTTGCCCTTGCGCAAGACCTCAATCAACAACTTGCTAACCAACAAAAACAAAAACACCTTGCCGAACTGCTCATCAAAGCCAATCACGAACGCGAACTAGGACAACTTGCCCAAGCCTATCAAACCTATCAACAAATTCTCCAACAAGAAGCAAACAACCTGCCCGCACAAGCAGGACTTGCACAAACTGCCGATGCCTATATCACCCTGATTAAACAACAAACCAATAGCATAGACAGCACGCGCCTACTACAAGAAGCCCTACAATACTACCCAAACCACCTAGAGCTATTAGCCTTACAAAAAAAAATCATCAATAACCAACGCTTACAAACCCTATTAACGCAAGCAGAACAACAAATTAATGCACTACAACTCACAGAACCACTAGACGACAACGCTTACAACACCTATCAACAAGTCTTAAACCTAGACCCCGACAACCCCAACGCCAAAGCAGGACTATTACGCATTGCCGAACAATACGAACGCATGGCACGTGCAGAACGTCAAGCAGAAAAACGTAGCCACTTCATCGAGAAAGGGCTAAAAGTGCTCCCTAATCACACAGGTTTATTAGCACTGGCACAACTCTACACCTTACCCGCAAAACCAACGCCACCCCAACCCACGCCTCCTGTCGTAGAAACACCTCCCCCCGTCGATACCAAACCCGAACCACCGATTAAAGCGTTATTACTGACGGCAGAACAACAACGTAAAACAGGACAATGGGAAACAGCCATTAATACCTATCGCAATGTTCTTGCATTAGACAACAAAAATACACAAGCCCAAGCGGGATTAGTCCAAATTGCTAGCCATTACTTACAACTTGCCCGTGAACAAATGGCTAAAAATGAGTTACAACAAGGCTTAATTAGCATTGAAAAAGGCTTAACTGCCCAAGCCGACCACGCCGACTTGCTCGCATTACAAAGCGAAATACGACAAAAACTCACTAAACAACAAGCAGATAAAGCCAACACACCGCCAACATCCGAAGATAATAAACCCACAGACAAACCCAACCGCCCGCTGATATTTACGCCTTCGTTTTAA
- the aroQ gene encoding type II 3-dehydroquinate dehydratase codes for MFNILVLHGPNLNLLGTREPKHYGRATLADINQALKDLAQAHQLTTFQSNAEYQLIERIHAAREEHVDFIIINPAAFTHTSVALRDALSAVTIPFIEVHLSNVHAREPFRQHSYFSDLAVGVISGLGAQGYLLALQAALAMLRDKNAQETV; via the coding sequence ATGTTTAATATCTTGGTTTTACATGGACCTAATTTAAACCTGCTAGGCACTCGTGAGCCTAAACATTACGGACGTGCGACGCTTGCTGATATTAATCAAGCCTTAAAAGACCTAGCGCAAGCGCATCAGTTGACCACTTTTCAAAGTAATGCTGAGTATCAATTAATTGAGCGCATTCATGCCGCACGCGAAGAGCATGTCGATTTTATTATCATTAACCCCGCTGCGTTTACGCATACAAGTGTTGCATTACGCGATGCCTTATCGGCTGTTACAATCCCGTTTATAGAAGTGCATTTATCCAATGTACATGCCCGCGAACCTTTTCGCCAACATTCCTATTTTTCTGATTTAGCGGTCGGGGTTATTTCAGGACTTGGCGCACAAGGCTATCTGCTTGCTTTACAAGCAGCACTTGCTATGTTGCGCGATAAAAATGCACAGGAGACTGTTTAA
- the accB gene encoding acetyl-CoA carboxylase biotin carboxyl carrier protein: protein MDIRKVKKLIELLEASNIAEIEIREGEESVRISRQSSHAPAPMPIYGYPQPYPVPQQAAAPMPATAAPSTEASASTPPITGHVVTSPMVGTFYRAASPTTKPFIEEGQRVSVGDTIAIIEAMKILNQITSDYAGVVRKVLVENGSPVEYGEPLFIID from the coding sequence ATGGACATCCGTAAAGTAAAAAAATTAATTGAGTTGTTGGAAGCCTCCAATATTGCCGAAATTGAAATTCGGGAAGGGGAGGAATCCGTGAGGATTAGCCGTCAAAGCTCTCACGCCCCCGCGCCTATGCCCATTTATGGCTATCCGCAACCGTACCCAGTCCCACAGCAAGCCGCAGCCCCGATGCCTGCTACTGCCGCCCCAAGTACAGAGGCATCCGCCAGCACACCGCCGATAACAGGTCATGTGGTTACTTCGCCGATGGTTGGTACGTTCTACCGTGCAGCATCCCCAACAACTAAACCATTTATTGAAGAAGGTCAACGTGTTTCAGTGGGTGATACTATCGCTATCATTGAAGCGATGAAGATTCTGAATCAAATTACGTCTGATTATGCAGGCGTGGTACGTAAAGTATTAGTAGAAAATGGCTCTCCTGTAGAATACGGCGAACCCTTGTTTATCATTGATTAA
- the accC gene encoding acetyl-CoA carboxylase biotin carboxylase subunit: MLSKVVIANRGEIALRILRACRELGIRTVAIHSTVDRELKHVRLADESVCIGPPPSGQSYLNIPAVISAAEVTDAVAIHPGYGFLSENADFAEQVEKSGFIFIGPRPDTIRLMGDKVSAIAAMRATGVPCVPGSNGVLGEDMDENFRIAREIGYPVIIKAAGGGGGRGMRVVHSEAALPNAITLTCNEAAAAFGNAQVYMEKFLENPRHIEFQVLADEHGNAVHLGERDCSMQRRHQKILEEAPATGLPKNLRNKIGERCAQACREIGYRGAGTFEFLYENGEFYFIEMNTRVQVEHPVTELITGIDIVKEQLHIAAGEPLRFQQKDIRFTGHAIECRINAEDPNNFMPSPGLVNRYHAPGGPGIRVDTHLYSGYRVPPYYDSLIGKLIAHGETRESAIARLATALDEMVVDGIKTNIPLHQTLLKDASFQTGGTSIHYLEKKLGLM, translated from the coding sequence ATGCTGTCAAAAGTTGTTATCGCTAATCGGGGTGAAATCGCACTCCGTATTTTACGCGCTTGTCGAGAATTAGGGATTCGTACCGTAGCGATACATTCCACCGTTGACCGTGAGTTAAAACATGTGCGTTTAGCGGATGAGTCTGTATGCATTGGCCCGCCCCCTTCTGGACAAAGTTATTTAAATATTCCTGCTGTTATCAGTGCTGCAGAAGTAACAGATGCGGTTGCTATTCACCCTGGTTATGGCTTTTTGTCAGAAAATGCCGATTTTGCCGAGCAAGTGGAGAAAAGCGGTTTTATTTTCATTGGCCCGCGTCCTGATACCATTCGTTTAATGGGGGATAAAGTCTCCGCTATTGCCGCAATGCGGGCTACTGGTGTGCCCTGCGTTCCCGGTTCTAATGGCGTGCTGGGTGAGGATATGGATGAAAATTTCCGTATTGCCCGCGAAATTGGCTACCCTGTGATTATTAAAGCCGCAGGCGGTGGCGGTGGGCGCGGGATGCGCGTTGTACACAGCGAAGCCGCACTGCCTAATGCAATTACCTTAACTTGCAATGAAGCAGCGGCAGCATTTGGTAATGCGCAAGTGTATATGGAGAAATTCCTAGAAAATCCACGACATATTGAATTCCAAGTCTTAGCCGATGAACATGGCAACGCGGTACATTTAGGCGAGCGCGATTGTTCCATGCAACGCCGTCATCAAAAGATTTTAGAAGAAGCACCCGCCACTGGATTACCAAAAAATTTACGCAATAAAATTGGTGAACGTTGCGCCCAAGCCTGCCGTGAAATCGGCTACCGTGGCGCGGGCACTTTCGAGTTTTTATACGAAAATGGCGAATTTTACTTTATCGAAATGAATACCCGCGTACAGGTTGAACATCCTGTAACAGAATTAATTACGGGTATCGATATTGTTAAAGAGCAATTGCATATTGCCGCAGGCGAACCGTTACGCTTTCAACAGAAAGATATTCGTTTTACAGGTCATGCGATTGAATGTCGTATTAATGCGGAAGACCCCAATAACTTTATGCCATCACCCGGTTTAGTGAATCGTTATCATGCACCCGGTGGGCCTGGTATTCGCGTCGATACGCATTTATACAGTGGCTATCGTGTTCCGCCTTATTATGATTCGCTCATCGGTAAACTCATTGCCCATGGGGAAACTCGAGAATCGGCAATTGCGCGTTTAGCAACCGCATTGGATGAAATGGTGGTTGATGGGATTAAAACGAATATTCCTTTGCATCAAACTTTATTAAAAGATGCGTCATTCCAAACAGGTGGCACAAGCATCCATTATTTAGAAAAGAAATTAGGGTTAATGTAA
- a CDS encoding DNA-methyltransferase produces MKNQIYYGDNLHVLRCYIKDETVDLCYIDPPFNSKRNYNQIYNNIGKEDAAQAFIDTWTWDDNANIGLAEIQSNYNGVFTEQSIDLIAGLEKVLKKGALLAYLVSMTLRIAEIHRVLKPTGSFYLHCDPTASHYLKLVLDAIFCSRGGDFKNEIIWCYSIGGKNKRHFGRKHDVIFFYTKSKNDTHIFNEIGASIPRKLNTHMKVGKDEDGREYQEKVDKKSGKVYRYYIDEGKIAEDYWIDIESLNREAKERLGYPTQKPEALLERIIKASSNEGDIILDAYCGCGTTIAVAQKLKRQWIGIDITYQSISLILKRLEDQDTGALENLVISGVPKDVESAVALANKKDDRTRKEFEKWFVLTYSKNRAIINEKKGGDGGIDGVAYIPESTTENSKALFSVKSNEKLSPTVIRDLFGTVEREKAACGILLTLYPMPNLVKESKKYGIYRNGFTGQEYPKIQVICAQEMFDGQFMELPNVHQVLKKAEQHAEQPDLL; encoded by the coding sequence ATGAAAAATCAAATTTATTACGGTGATAATTTACATGTTTTAAGATGTTACATCAAAGATGAAACGGTGGACTTGTGCTATATTGACCCGCCTTTTAATTCAAAACGTAATTATAATCAAATCTATAACAACATTGGCAAAGAAGACGCAGCGCAAGCATTTATTGATACTTGGACGTGGGACGATAACGCGAATATCGGGCTGGCTGAAATTCAAAGCAATTACAACGGCGTTTTTACTGAGCAAAGTATTGATTTAATAGCAGGGCTTGAAAAGGTTCTGAAAAAAGGCGCGTTGCTGGCGTATTTGGTGAGCATGACGCTACGAATTGCTGAGATTCACCGCGTATTAAAACCGACAGGTAGCTTTTATCTTCATTGTGACCCGACAGCCAGTCATTATTTGAAATTGGTATTAGATGCTATTTTTTGTTCAAGAGGAGGGGATTTTAAAAATGAAATTATTTGGTGTTATTCAATTGGTGGAAAAAATAAAAGACATTTTGGACGAAAACATGATGTCATTTTCTTTTATACAAAAAGTAAAAATGATACTCACATTTTCAATGAAATAGGCGCATCAATTCCAAGAAAACTTAATACGCACATGAAAGTTGGAAAAGATGAAGATGGTCGAGAATATCAGGAGAAAGTCGACAAAAAGAGCGGTAAAGTTTACCGTTATTACATAGATGAAGGAAAAATAGCAGAAGATTATTGGATAGATATTGAATCACTTAATCGTGAAGCAAAAGAACGTCTAGGTTATCCCACCCAAAAACCAGAAGCCTTGTTAGAACGGATTATTAAAGCCAGTTCAAACGAAGGCGACATTATCCTAGATGCTTATTGTGGCTGTGGCACAACGATAGCCGTCGCGCAAAAACTTAAACGGCAGTGGATTGGCATTGATATTACTTATCAAAGCATTTCATTGATTCTAAAACGTTTAGAAGACCAAGACACAGGCGCATTAGAAAATCTGGTTATTTCAGGCGTGCCTAAAGATGTTGAAAGTGCTGTTGCACTCGCCAATAAAAAAGACGACCGCACCCGCAAAGAATTTGAAAAATGGTTTGTACTCACCTACTCGAAAAACCGCGCTATCATTAACGAGAAAAAAGGCGGTGATGGTGGCATTGACGGCGTTGCTTACATTCCTGAAAGCACTACAGAAAACAGCAAAGCCCTGTTTAGTGTAAAATCCAACGAAAAACTTTCACCTACAGTGATTCGCGATTTATTCGGCACAGTAGAACGAGAAAAAGCGGCTTGCGGTATTTTATTAACGCTGTACCCAATGCCTAACTTAGTGAAAGAAAGCAAAAAATATGGCATTTATCGCAACGGTTTTACAGGACAAGAATATCCAAAAATCCAAGTTATTTGTGCGCAAGAAATGTTCGACGGGCAATTTATGGAATTACCGAACGTACATCAAGTATTAAAAAAAGCAGAACAACATGCAGAACAACCTGACTTATTGTAA
- a CDS encoding site-2 protease family protein, whose protein sequence is MTPLTTLQQISIWLVPILFAITVHEAAHGWTAYRLGDNTAQRLGRVTLNPIKHIDIVGTIILPIVMLLLSGFMFGWAKPVPVNWHQLHNPRRDMALVAIAGPVSNLLMALFWAMIAKIGWVLADNVPYTLFLFYVGGAGVFINIVLALLNLIPILPLDGGRVLHSLLPLRVAIPFGRLEPFGLIILLALFFIGVLNYVLFPAVIFVYIQFAYLTGIPSEMFMLLQILLQHG, encoded by the coding sequence ATGACACCATTAACCACGCTACAACAAATTTCTATCTGGCTTGTTCCGATTTTATTTGCCATTACCGTACATGAAGCGGCACATGGTTGGACAGCCTACCGTTTAGGTGATAACACTGCTCAACGCTTAGGACGGGTCACGCTAAACCCAATTAAACATATTGATATCGTTGGTACAATTATTCTGCCAATCGTGATGTTACTACTCAGTGGTTTTATGTTTGGCTGGGCAAAGCCTGTGCCTGTGAATTGGCATCAACTGCACAATCCGCGTAGAGATATGGCACTGGTCGCCATTGCGGGACCTGTTTCTAATTTACTCATGGCATTATTTTGGGCAATGATTGCAAAAATAGGCTGGGTTTTAGCGGATAATGTGCCTTACACCTTGTTTTTATTTTATGTCGGTGGAGCGGGAGTTTTTATCAATATTGTTCTCGCATTGCTCAATTTAATTCCGATATTGCCATTAGATGGCGGGCGAGTTTTACACAGTTTATTGCCATTACGTGTGGCAATTCCCTTCGGACGTTTAGAACCTTTCGGCTTAATTATTCTATTAGCCTTGTTTTTTATTGGGGTTTTAAACTACGTGTTATTTCCTGCAGTGATTTTTGTATATATCCAATTTGCGTATTTAACAGGCATTCCCAGTGAAATGTTTATGTTGTTGCAGATTTTGTTACAACACGGATAA
- a CDS encoding L-threonylcarbamoyladenylate synthase — translation MSLFLSIHPQNPQARLVSQVATVIRNGGVIVYPTDSCYALGCHIGDKDAMERIRRIRDADKDHNFTLVCRDLSEIATYAKVENSAFRLMKSLTPGAYTFLLKATHEVPRRLQHPKRKTIGLRVPDNKICLAILEALGEPIMSATLILPNAEMPETDPDEILQRLDKQVDLIVDGGNCGFEPTTIIDLIEDPPAILRRGKGSVAMFDTDDSIDNYSR, via the coding sequence ATGAGTTTATTTCTAAGTATTCATCCGCAAAACCCACAAGCGCGATTAGTGAGTCAAGTGGCAACCGTTATTCGAAACGGGGGCGTTATTGTCTATCCAACAGATTCCTGTTACGCCTTAGGCTGTCACATTGGCGATAAGGACGCAATGGAACGGATTCGGCGCATTCGTGATGCCGATAAAGACCATAATTTTACCCTTGTTTGTCGGGATTTATCCGAAATTGCGACTTATGCAAAAGTAGAAAATAGTGCGTTTCGTTTGATGAAATCGCTCACACCAGGGGCATACACGTTTTTATTAAAAGCAACGCACGAAGTCCCGCGCCGTTTACAACATCCTAAGCGTAAAACGATAGGCTTGCGTGTGCCTGATAATAAAATCTGTCTAGCCATTTTAGAAGCCTTAGGCGAGCCGATTATGAGCGCGACGCTGATATTGCCTAACGCAGAAATGCCCGAGACTGACCCCGACGAAATTTTACAACGCTTGGATAAGCAAGTTGATTTAATTGTAGATGGTGGCAATTGTGGGTTTGAACCGACGACCATTATCGATTTAATTGAAGACCCACCCGCTATTTTACGGCGTGGTAAAGGGTCTGTTGCCATGTTCGATACAGATGACAGTATCGACAACTATTCCCGATAA
- a CDS encoding lysozyme inhibitor LprI family protein — translation MKTNFLSALRYGVYALSLFSVSTFAAEGDIVIKNVWRNLDKTTNQCPEVFDYFPNGGILSFYCRAKTFLSYEDLQKLYGKNIYRQGPHANGVLNLHDKESFGYYDPEFVKWLGDTLIINTDDKMAQTHLQAMYDNYVTTLARTYYVVYKALEAQPEFLQQEKANYQALLNSKTVPDNYAEQYYDFASLNTDSSYDGNVIKGAVLFWLRRHIDDTHKPFFQNLQKLLTTYDAGFLRHDECMQAQTPSQRLSCAEYEYTEADKALNTTYQQLYDQLGADKQTRLKEAQRAWLVYRDTNAKLLIVTGAYKGIAEEDIAMLAAKKDLTESRVNELQALIMELNQQ, via the coding sequence ATGAAAACAAATTTTTTATCTGCTCTCCGTTATGGTGTTTATGCGTTGAGTTTATTCAGTGTTTCCACGTTTGCAGCAGAGGGTGACATTGTTATTAAAAATGTATGGCGCAATTTAGATAAAACGACGAATCAATGCCCCGAAGTCTTCGATTACTTCCCAAATGGGGGCATTTTAAGCTTTTATTGTCGTGCTAAAACCTTTTTAAGTTACGAAGATTTGCAAAAGTTGTATGGTAAAAATATTTACCGTCAAGGGCCGCACGCAAATGGAGTGCTTAATCTGCACGATAAAGAGAGTTTCGGCTATTACGACCCTGAGTTTGTTAAATGGCTCGGTGATACGTTGATTATTAACACGGATGACAAAATGGCTCAAACCCATTTGCAAGCGATGTATGATAACTATGTCACAACTTTAGCACGAACTTACTATGTTGTTTATAAAGCCTTAGAGGCACAGCCTGAGTTTTTGCAACAAGAAAAAGCCAATTATCAAGCCTTGTTAAACAGCAAAACAGTGCCTGATAACTACGCAGAACAATATTATGATTTTGCTTCTTTAAATACAGATAGTTCTTATGATGGCAATGTGATTAAAGGGGCGGTCTTGTTCTGGCTTCGTCGTCATATCGATGACACACACAAGCCTTTTTTCCAGAATTTACAAAAGCTGTTAACGACATATGATGCGGGATTTTTAAGACATGACGAGTGTATGCAGGCACAAACACCCAGTCAACGGCTTTCCTGTGCGGAGTATGAATATACTGAAGCCGATAAAGCATTGAATACAACTTATCAGCAGTTATATGACCAATTGGGTGCGGATAAGCAAACTCGTTTAAAAGAAGCACAGCGTGCATGGCTCGTCTATCGAGATACCAATGCAAAACTTTTAATTGTCACAGGCGCGTATAAAGGCATTGCTGAGGAAGATATTGCCATGTTAGCCGCGAAAAAAGATTTAACAGAAAGCCGTGTCAATGAATTACAAGCTCTTATTATGGAATTAAATCAGCAATGA
- a CDS encoding ShlB/FhaC/HecB family hemolysin secretion/activation protein yields MNAFFRSCWLLTTTLNLVGVCLPVYAIQPESALNAPERRELPEFSAPEISNEPIKPVLPPLPALPPITDDAPLSAVPQVFVKKFVFVGNTVFSEETLSKVVEAYQNRKISAEELQEAKNEVTRYYIEKGYINSGAIIPDQPVKEGIITLQVIEGQLSQVVINGNDYTNENYLRQRLENQVGDVLNINELQKKLQLLQQNPLIKRVNAELGPGVRLGEGVLTVNVEENRPYTFGLIFNNHRSPSIGSYRGELEAQHINLTGRGDQFYARYGLTEGLDDWAMSYKIPLNRYDTSLSVNIERSDSQVIEEPFSQLNVKSEADTYSLTLSHPFYRVANQEFTLGLRLEKRSSQTYLLDQRFSFSPGVHDGESKITVVRFSQDWLDRSRVHVIAARSSFNVGIDALDATINEDGSPDGKFFTWLGQFQYVRRLDFFDTTMLKDSQILFRSDLQYAHQELLPLEKFSIGGASTVRGYRENQLTRDNGFIASIEWRLPLTSLRIPKISREPDDGLIQLAPFFDYGRSWNSGSTATPEPKDISSIGLGLRWAPSQKVRAEVYWGHALRNIDGGDEYDLQDDGVHFELSMHY; encoded by the coding sequence ATGAATGCCTTTTTTCGGTCATGTTGGTTACTTACTACAACCCTAAATCTTGTTGGGGTCTGTCTGCCTGTATATGCAATTCAGCCCGAAAGCGCGTTAAATGCGCCAGAACGGCGTGAGCTTCCCGAATTTTCTGCCCCTGAAATCAGTAATGAACCAATAAAACCCGTTTTACCGCCTTTACCCGCTTTACCACCGATTACTGACGACGCGCCCTTGTCTGCTGTTCCCCAAGTGTTTGTGAAAAAATTTGTGTTTGTGGGCAATACTGTTTTTAGTGAAGAAACCTTATCCAAAGTGGTCGAAGCCTATCAGAATCGCAAAATCAGCGCGGAAGAGTTGCAAGAAGCAAAAAATGAGGTGACTCGATACTATATCGAAAAGGGTTATATCAACTCTGGAGCTATCATTCCCGACCAACCCGTTAAAGAGGGAATTATCACCTTACAAGTGATTGAAGGACAATTAAGCCAAGTAGTAATTAATGGAAACGACTACACAAATGAAAATTACCTACGCCAACGGCTAGAAAACCAAGTCGGCGATGTGTTGAATATTAATGAATTACAAAAAAAATTACAGTTATTACAACAAAATCCATTAATTAAGCGGGTTAATGCCGAATTAGGGCCTGGTGTGCGTTTAGGCGAAGGCGTGTTAACCGTCAATGTTGAGGAAAACCGTCCTTATACTTTTGGATTGATTTTTAATAACCACCGTTCCCCAAGCATAGGCTCATATCGGGGGGAGTTAGAAGCACAACATATTAATTTAACAGGACGTGGAGACCAGTTTTATGCCCGTTATGGCTTAACTGAAGGCTTAGACGACTGGGCAATGAGTTATAAAATCCCTTTAAATCGTTATGATACGAGCTTAAGCGTCAATATTGAACGCAGTGATTCCCAAGTTATTGAAGAGCCTTTTTCACAGCTAAATGTTAAAAGCGAAGCAGATACTTACAGCCTCACCTTAAGCCATCCTTTTTACCGTGTTGCTAATCAAGAATTTACTTTAGGCTTACGCTTAGAAAAACGCAGTAGTCAAACCTATCTGCTGGACCAAAGATTTTCCTTCTCACCGGGTGTACACGATGGCGAGAGTAAAATTACTGTTGTGCGCTTTTCTCAAGATTGGTTAGACCGTAGTCGCGTCCACGTCATTGCCGCACGCTCTAGCTTTAATGTGGGGATTGATGCACTCGATGCGACGATTAATGAGGACGGTTCACCCGATGGCAAATTTTTTACGTGGTTGGGTCAATTTCAATATGTGCGCCGTTTAGATTTCTTTGATACAACGATGTTAAAAGACAGTCAAATTTTATTCCGTAGTGATTTGCAATATGCACATCAAGAACTACTGCCTTTAGAAAAATTCTCGATTGGTGGTGCGTCAACCGTGCGTGGTTATCGTGAAAATCAATTAACCCGTGATAATGGCTTTATTGCCTCCATAGAATGGCGTTTACCGTTGACGAGTTTACGAATTCCTAAAATTAGTCGAGAACCTGATGATGGCTTAATCCAACTTGCGCCTTTCTTTGATTATGGTCGTTCTTGGAATTCTGGCAGTACTGCTACGCCTGAACCGAAAGATATTTCTAGTATTGGTTTAGGCTTACGTTGGGCACCCAGTCAAAAAGTGCGGGCAGAAGTGTATTGGGGTCATGCGTTACGCAATATAGACGGCGGGGACGAGTATGATTTACAAGATGATGGCGTACATTTTGAATTGAGTATGCATTATTAA